A portion of the Jaculus jaculus isolate mJacJac1 chromosome 5, mJacJac1.mat.Y.cur, whole genome shotgun sequence genome contains these proteins:
- the Best4 gene encoding bestrophin-4, whose product MTVSYTLKVAEARFGGFSSLLLRWKGSIYKLLYKEFLLFVALYAVLSVIYRLLLTQEQKQVYAQVARYCNHSADLIPLSFVLGFYVTLVVNRWWSQYTSIPLPDQLMCVISASVHGVDQSGRLLRRTLIRYANLASVLVLRSVSTRVLKRFPTMEHVVDAGFMSQEERKKFESLKSDFNKYWVPCVWFTNLAAQARRDGRIRDDIALCLLLEELNKYRAKCSMLFHYDWISIPLVYTQVVTIAVYSFFALSLVGRQFVEREAGTAEPQGTLEPGQGDLDMYVPLTTLLQFFFYAGWLKVAEQIINPFGEDDDDFETNQLIDRNLQVSMLSVDDMYQNLPLAEKDPYWDEEQPHPPYTVATAADSLRPSFLGSTFNLRVCDDPEQSVQVEASPRLAPPAPTPLLSRFLGAGAPSPAISLRNFGRARGAPRTPHLLRFRAEEGVESEDRIDEAGESADAALEA is encoded by the exons ATGACAGTTTCATACACTCTCAAAGTGGCGGAGGCACGCTTCGGAGGCTTCTCCAGCCTGCTCCTGCGGTGGAAGGGCAGCATCTACAAACTCCTCTACAAGGAATTCCTGCTCTTCGTTGCCTTGTACGCGGTGCTCAGCGTCATCTACCG GTTGCTGCTGACTCAGGAGCAGAAGCAGGTGTATGCCCAGGTGGCCCGCTACTGCAACCATTCAGCAGACCTCATCCCCCTGTCCTTTGTACTGG GTTTCTACGTGACCCTAGTGGTGAACCGCTGGTGGTCTCAGTACACCAGCATCCCACTGCCGGACCAGCTGATGTGCGTCATCTCGGCCAGTGTGCACGGCGTGGACCAGAGCGGCCGCCTGCTTCGCCGCACTCTCATCCGCTACGCTAACCTGGCCTCGGTGCTGGTGCTGCGCTCCGTGAGCACCCGTGTGCTCAAGCGCTTCCCCACCATGGAGCACGTGGTGGACGCAG GTTTCATGTctcaggaagagaggaagaagttCGAGAGCCTGAAATCCGACTTCAATAAATACTGGGTCCCTTGCGTCTGGTTCACTAACCTGGCGGCTCAGGCCCGCAGGGATGGGCGAATCCGTGACGACAtcgctctctgtctccttctggaA GAGCTGAACAAATACCGGGCCAAGTGCAGCATGCTGTTCCACTATGACTGGATCAGCATCCCCCTCGTCTACACCCAA GTGGTGACCATAGCTGTATACTCCTTCTTTGCCCTCTCCTTGGTGGGCCGCCAGTTTGTGGAGCGAGAAGCAGGGACTGCCGAACCTCAGGGGACTCTTGAGCCAGGCCAGGGGGACCTGGACATGTACGTGCCCCTCACCACACTGCTGCAGTTCTTCTTCTATGCTGGCTGGCTCAAG GTGGCTGAACAGATCATCAACCCTTTTGGTGAGGATGATGATGACTTTGAGACCAATCAGCTCATAGACCGAAACTTGCAG GTGTCCATGCTATCTGTGGATGACATGTATCAGAACTTGCCCCTGGCAGAGAAGGATCCTTACTGGGATGAGGAACAGCCACACCCACCCTACACTGTGGCCACAGCCGCAGACTCACTGAGGCCTTCCTTCCTCGGCTCCACCTTTAACCTGCG CGTTTGCGATGACCCTGAGCAGAGTGTGCAGGTGGAGGCTTCCCCGAGATTGGCTCCACCCGCGCCCACCCCACTGCTCAGCCGCTTTCTGGGTGCAGGAGCGCCGTCACCTGCCATAAGCCTCCGGAACTTCGGCCGTGCACGGGGCGCCCCCCGGACCCCGCATTTGCTGCGCTTTCGGGCGGAGGAAGGCGTGGAGTCCGAGGACCGCATTGACGAGGCAGGGGAATCTGCGGATGCAGCTCTGGAAGCCTGA